The following coding sequences lie in one Silvanigrella aquatica genomic window:
- the hflX gene encoding GTPase HflX: MPLEMNNEKLPKALLVGVPTNDVSDEENKESLEELKRLVTTLGFEIVGVTFQRRPSLSGAVPLGQGKLHEIAKRTGGTGVVKMGPPVKKNKAKLRLEEQQIEEEEDLYDPASEFEEIEEEKEDEQFDPAQKPDAVIFDCELTPSQIANLKSAFSVEVLDRTGVIVEIFSKHAKTREARLQVEIARLKYLAPRIRESGSSERRGGGAGGRGAGESDMELDKRRIRDRIAELRREIAAIQKEQGTRRKKRSEQPCVALVGYTNAGKSSLMRKLTGSEVLVADKLFATLDTTVRALYPESQPKILVSDTVGFIRKLPHDLVVSFRSTLDEALNASLLLFVIDAADKSWRAHLDVTKTTLGDIGVNDETSSVYIFNKIDLLSINELAELKKEFPRAQFISTKNTADIKKIYEFIRDFFEQEMSDDNLFVPYHVQGAVGDIRESLRIIQERFENDGVHYTVRGKTEQIKKVKDKYGL; encoded by the coding sequence ATGCCTCTTGAAATGAATAATGAAAAACTTCCTAAGGCGCTTCTCGTGGGAGTTCCTACAAATGATGTGAGTGATGAAGAAAATAAAGAGTCTCTTGAAGAACTCAAGAGACTCGTGACAACTCTTGGTTTTGAAATTGTGGGGGTGACTTTTCAAAGAAGGCCTTCTCTTTCGGGCGCCGTTCCCCTGGGACAAGGGAAGTTGCATGAAATTGCAAAACGCACGGGAGGAACAGGTGTTGTCAAAATGGGGCCTCCTGTTAAAAAAAATAAGGCTAAATTGAGGCTTGAGGAGCAGCAGATCGAAGAGGAGGAAGATCTCTATGACCCTGCCTCTGAATTTGAAGAAATCGAAGAAGAAAAAGAAGATGAACAGTTTGATCCCGCCCAAAAGCCTGATGCTGTTATTTTTGATTGCGAACTCACACCTTCGCAAATTGCAAATTTAAAAAGTGCTTTTTCCGTTGAGGTGCTAGACAGAACGGGTGTTATTGTTGAAATATTTAGCAAACATGCCAAGACGAGAGAGGCGCGATTGCAGGTTGAAATTGCACGACTAAAATATTTGGCGCCGCGTATTAGGGAAAGCGGTTCCAGCGAACGCCGTGGTGGTGGTGCAGGAGGCCGTGGAGCCGGTGAATCGGATATGGAGCTTGATAAGAGACGGATCCGCGATCGTATTGCAGAATTGCGCCGTGAAATTGCTGCTATTCAAAAAGAACAGGGAACGCGTAGGAAAAAGCGATCAGAGCAGCCTTGTGTGGCGCTTGTTGGTTACACCAACGCGGGTAAGTCTTCATTAATGAGAAAGTTAACGGGCAGTGAAGTCCTTGTTGCGGATAAGCTTTTTGCCACACTCGATACAACGGTGCGCGCTCTTTATCCTGAGAGCCAGCCTAAAATTCTTGTTTCTGATACCGTAGGATTTATTCGTAAGCTTCCACATGATCTCGTTGTGTCCTTTCGTTCTACTCTTGATGAGGCGTTAAATGCATCTTTGCTTTTATTTGTGATTGATGCGGCGGATAAAAGTTGGAGAGCTCATTTAGATGTGACAAAAACGACATTGGGTGACATTGGTGTGAATGATGAGACATCTTCGGTGTATATTTTTAACAAAATAGATTTATTATCAATAAATGAATTAGCAGAACTCAAAAAAGAGTTTCCTCGTGCTCAGTTCATTTCTACGAAAAATACTGCTGATATTAAAAAAATATATGAGTTTATTCGAGACTTTTTTGAACAAGAGATGTCAGATGACAATTTGTTTGTCCCATATCATGTGCAAGGGGCTGTAGGCGATATTCGTGAGTCTTTACGGATTATTCAAGAGCGATTCGAAAATGATGGAGTTCATTATACTGTGCGTGGTAAGACTGAGCAAATCAAAAAAGTAAAAGATAAGTACGGCTTATAG
- a CDS encoding non-ribosomal peptide synthetase: MLNRVPLNLYQLTFYYEWKLNPSRIDYHMVLDQEIEGNLDIPRLNKSLNKLISQYFILNSCVEEIDGAYYWKENEYIQELEYFDSDNILESIKNFIAKPFDLEKEPLYRYAIFKLDVDKYRFIYINQHILVDGLSAIQGYSEISNFYNDENYYCKVSLDDQKNNIINLSNYLKTEYEKNKDKCIQFWKRQIADLEGVNIEFLYSTSDKFKNELESIDKIQSCFGIEGIEFSLEKDTYEKFCKIKNAFPISPYLFSKIIYAITIFKYTEQKNFCISYPIAIKEGITLEYGANVNTNIFPFKLNDDLNVMDIFSSAKSFIQSLKDGDIKYGYFPLYDYISKNNIDLINLTFSSTSLQNILLNLNGLICKKAFNSNISMINDFIFEFESTDIGINFRTMYKNNIISKSLLENFCKVYQYVYSQITDDIIGYINGKNLKKISEYSLVSIDDFNVIMDKFNNNKKINVNKKTIHEMFEAQVLKTPNDIALICDRMKLTYNELNQRANQLGNFLQKNFEIKPDILIALCLNRNEHMLISMLAILKAGGAYIPIDPEYPKDRLDFILKDTDTKLLLTNEKFRENFLDYTALNIVYVDSYKIEKCLLNEKNKNLDSSSCSHDLSYVIYTSGTTGQPKGVLIEHVGVVNLIESQGKFIEKEFNKQSINVLWFANYVFDAHVWELSSSIFHGHCLHLISDEIRKDIYLLSQYIIENKIHAAMLPPSYLNTEVVLDLKLAMFAGDKTNKQILQFYLDRNVKVVNAYGPTETTVICYTNKFENADEVNSIGKLVKFDRGLVLNQQLKPLPIGALGELYVGGIGIARGYLNRPELTAEKFIGNPFQTSEEKSLNFNSRLYKTGDLVKMLPNGKLEYVCRNDNQVKLRGFRIELGEIESRIMGFKEIKQAVVVAKDLCVTDIRNSGNKVLICYYVAKNEIPIEEFIEHILQKLPDYMMPSFFVRLDKLPLNVNGKLDKKALPSPEISKSNSYVAPRSDTENKLCTIWESVLGLPKNSVGIQDDFFRLGGDSIISIQIVGQIRQKLGIEINVKDIFKYKSIENLGYYFDRINKNCNIHFESEQGTLTGSFPLLPIQKLFFANEFFNSKIWSHSFLVKTPQLDIKKLTNAINNLVEYHDCFRVLFKNENNDLIQYYNRNIKIDQIHQLNINSLMTKKKNNQFEENIDDILRKWQNNFNFENGPLFSFGYIYGFKDQSARIFVAAHHLIIDPQSWKIITEDLYSLYNGISLGEKCASYRQWGKYLEKYSKLKDTEKQFWNNLTLSRKNCNDILLKKTSHFIEKNKNRNISVIRLNEESTQKLLKECNKLYYTEINEILLTGICESIHKLFGISMLSILLEKHERESIDSVINIKKTVGQFSKLYPVYFEICEDLNKNLINVKENLRITPNKGFCIESVRAYDAEDLPLISYNYLNFIKDDNKSWEILNDKNRILMYSNEFKNNILSINVAIIDNSLLVEVNSILVKDLTEKISQEIENSLIRIILNASTHCRSFLTASDVNYLVNSNYLEKIQRDKEITSIFKVNSLQQGFISHYLKNNNLDDSYFIQIIWKYFSKIDVSYLKKSWEIATNKHEALRLRFAWDEEIIQIIDKESDLDWHFKDLSHYSDNALQMNLFKKFQEDDRMNKFDLAKGKLFRVSLFKFSDDKYFCMLSNHHIILDGWSMPALLTDIHAIYLNLIDNEKIDINYNNCYSVAQKYLSENKNKNLNYWLNYISKYENNLDLSGLFKKDENRNSILLKNVSNNKNPLQSKITIQSKRYDKIKKLCNENQFTINAFLQFVWHKALSVFGNSNMTCVGTTVSGRNIPRDGIETTVGLFINTLPLICNHDDNFDTKVIDKIKEIQTHINEMNDRSEAHLSEIQNKGERLFDSIFVFESYPLFSSNEIKNRINIEIEMDDIFVSLDYPLTIIAYDENNVITFKIKYMGELFSESSINKLLSFMENIISQIVNDSNLKVLSLKFLNDDDYNNVFNMENPKKEEYFENSLINDFENNILKFKNNVALVFKNESLSYALLNEKSNQLANYLNKNLSISTTCLISLCLTRGFDMIISFLAIFKLGAAYVPIDPNYPLERINFIYKDSNSRLILVDNNTYEKVRKISDAKIINIADKNELKSIQSCTKNNLNKKVYSDDLAYILYTSGTTGTPKGVMMTQQSCYSRIMYMIQSNKMSEDDSFLFKTNIVFDVSFSDIFTSLLSGAKMYITESIFDIDEIEKIIIENKISICHFVPSQFKIFSEEKDFNKFETLNKIMFSGEAFHPNIVKKYINISRVFFNYYGPTETGEVTLKKYDYEDIKNFNYASNSSIGKAFPNLKIYILDKNLNILPKGAIGELYLSGIYLAEGYLNNLSLTKEKFILNPFSSKNEKYKYLYKTGDMVFELDNSEIEYIGRADSQVKIRGMRIELSEIENVIREYPLINQVAVLLKNCSNDSNKKIILAYYTSIEYIDEIILNNFILNKLPEYMLPNKYIKLDNIPLTNNGKLDTKKLPEPNFNDLLSHVAPNTRIEKSMCSIWESTLGLPKNSVGIQSDYYSLGGNSINAIKVVNTINKELSINVSLSDMLKLKSIKNILSNKNIYEISNIEIKKCDFTESNEYPASFMQEHLWHIEKSSEGFAGWNIPNIFEISEWVNTSSIKNALKNILSRQEILRTIIKEDSNGNVIQKILSESEFDFNVEEYEYISWDMMLDDLQKEFCNNFKINYEIPIRAKIFKLKDSDSSILKRFLIINVHHIAFDGWSIEVLLKELILFSSYFENKITETELRERLPQLNIHYKDYATWQRNYLVSDIIEAQIIFWKEKLKDYKMINLSPDKIMNEKHNFRGNHVYFTIDKKTSFGLRELAQKLEVSLFSICLSAYYLTLSFISGQKDIVIGSPVSNRHYKQISDVIGFFINIIAFRAKIDPEESLKSFIKSVGDELIAVQLCQDLPFDKLVMEVETHDVQSHHQIFNVSFLLQTFGHKIINNQEVQIFSLDRNLEKLLNDLYSPAKFDLNCFIDDSQDELVGMFNYSVQLFYENTIIRYVEIYKKTLSKLLLINKNDIKIKDIG, translated from the coding sequence ATGCTTAATAGAGTTCCATTAAATTTATATCAATTAACGTTTTATTATGAATGGAAATTAAATCCTTCACGAATAGACTATCATATGGTACTTGATCAGGAAATTGAAGGAAATTTGGACATTCCAAGACTAAATAAGTCCTTAAATAAATTAATATCTCAATACTTTATATTAAATTCATGTGTTGAAGAAATTGATGGAGCTTATTATTGGAAAGAGAATGAATATATACAAGAGCTAGAATACTTTGATTCTGATAATATTTTAGAGTCAATTAAAAATTTTATTGCAAAGCCTTTTGATTTAGAAAAAGAACCTCTTTATCGCTATGCAATATTTAAATTAGATGTTGATAAGTATAGATTTATTTATATAAATCAGCATATTCTTGTAGATGGATTATCGGCTATTCAAGGGTACTCTGAAATATCAAATTTTTATAATGATGAAAATTATTATTGTAAAGTAAGCCTAGATGATCAAAAAAATAATATAATAAATTTATCAAATTATTTAAAAACAGAATATGAAAAAAACAAAGATAAATGTATTCAATTTTGGAAGAGGCAAATTGCGGATCTTGAAGGTGTAAATATCGAATTTTTATATAGCACATCGGATAAATTCAAAAATGAGTTAGAAAGCATAGACAAAATTCAATCTTGCTTTGGCATAGAAGGAATTGAATTTTCCTTGGAAAAAGATACATATGAAAAATTTTGTAAAATTAAAAATGCATTTCCAATTTCACCGTATTTATTTTCTAAAATTATTTATGCAATAACTATATTTAAATATACTGAACAAAAGAACTTTTGTATTTCATATCCAATAGCAATAAAAGAAGGTATAACTCTTGAGTATGGAGCAAATGTTAATACCAATATATTTCCATTTAAATTGAATGATGATTTAAATGTCATGGATATTTTTAGTTCGGCTAAAAGTTTTATTCAATCTTTAAAAGATGGTGATATTAAGTATGGCTATTTTCCATTGTATGATTATATTTCAAAAAATAATATCGATTTAATTAATTTAACATTCTCAAGCACTAGTCTTCAAAATATTTTATTGAATCTGAATGGTCTAATATGTAAAAAAGCTTTCAATTCAAATATCTCTATGATTAATGATTTTATATTTGAATTTGAGTCAACAGATATAGGTATTAATTTTAGAACAATGTATAAAAATAATATAATATCAAAGAGTCTTCTAGAAAATTTTTGCAAAGTTTATCAATATGTTTATTCCCAAATAACGGATGATATTATTGGCTATATTAACGGAAAAAATTTAAAAAAAATATCGGAATATTCTTTAGTTTCAATTGATGATTTTAATGTAATAATGGATAAATTTAATAACAATAAAAAAATAAATGTAAATAAGAAAACTATTCATGAGATGTTTGAAGCCCAGGTGCTGAAAACGCCAAATGATATTGCTTTAATCTGTGATCGAATGAAGTTAACGTATAATGAATTAAATCAAAGGGCAAATCAATTAGGAAATTTCTTACAAAAAAATTTCGAAATAAAACCTGATATATTAATAGCACTTTGTTTAAATAGAAATGAACACATGCTAATTAGTATGCTTGCAATTTTAAAAGCAGGTGGAGCATATATTCCTATTGATCCCGAATATCCAAAAGACAGATTAGATTTTATTTTAAAAGATACGGATACAAAATTATTACTAACTAATGAAAAATTCCGAGAAAATTTTTTAGATTATACAGCACTGAACATTGTATATGTAGATTCATACAAAATTGAAAAATGTTTACTTAATGAAAAAAACAAAAACTTAGATAGTTCATCATGCAGTCATGATTTATCATATGTTATTTATACATCAGGAACAACGGGGCAACCTAAAGGTGTGCTAATAGAACATGTTGGAGTCGTTAATTTAATTGAAAGTCAGGGAAAATTTATTGAAAAAGAATTTAATAAACAATCAATCAATGTATTATGGTTTGCTAATTACGTATTTGATGCACATGTATGGGAGTTAAGCTCAAGTATATTTCATGGACATTGCCTCCATTTAATTTCAGACGAAATTAGGAAAGATATATATTTATTATCTCAATATATTATTGAAAATAAAATACATGCAGCGATGCTGCCTCCTTCGTATTTAAACACCGAAGTAGTTTTAGATCTTAAACTAGCAATGTTTGCAGGTGACAAAACAAATAAGCAAATACTGCAATTTTATTTAGACAGAAATGTAAAAGTCGTAAATGCTTATGGTCCAACAGAAACAACTGTCATTTGCTATACAAACAAATTTGAGAATGCAGATGAAGTAAATTCAATAGGTAAACTTGTTAAATTTGACAGAGGTTTAGTTTTAAATCAACAATTAAAACCATTACCAATAGGAGCACTTGGAGAACTATATGTAGGTGGTATAGGTATTGCTCGCGGGTATTTAAATCGACCTGAATTAACAGCAGAGAAATTTATTGGAAATCCTTTTCAAACAAGTGAAGAAAAATCATTAAATTTTAATTCTCGTCTTTATAAGACTGGGGATCTTGTAAAAATGCTGCCTAATGGAAAATTAGAGTATGTATGTCGCAATGATAATCAAGTAAAATTGAGGGGTTTTCGAATAGAATTAGGTGAAATAGAATCAAGAATTATGGGATTTAAGGAAATTAAGCAAGCGGTTGTGGTTGCTAAGGATTTATGTGTAACGGATATAAGAAATTCGGGTAATAAAGTTCTCATATGTTATTATGTTGCGAAAAATGAAATACCAATTGAAGAATTTATTGAACATATATTGCAAAAACTTCCAGATTACATGATGCCAAGTTTTTTTGTGCGATTAGATAAATTGCCATTAAATGTAAACGGGAAATTGGATAAAAAAGCATTGCCAAGTCCTGAAATTAGTAAAAGCAATTCTTATGTAGCTCCGAGATCAGATACCGAAAATAAGCTGTGTACCATATGGGAATCTGTATTGGGGTTACCTAAAAACTCAGTCGGTATTCAAGATGATTTTTTTAGATTAGGTGGTGATAGTATAATAAGTATACAGATTGTAGGTCAAATTCGGCAAAAATTAGGGATTGAGATTAATGTAAAAGACATTTTTAAATATAAAAGTATAGAAAATTTAGGCTATTATTTTGATAGAATTAATAAAAATTGTAATATTCACTTTGAAAGTGAGCAAGGAACACTTACGGGTTCATTTCCATTATTGCCAATTCAAAAGTTATTTTTTGCAAATGAATTTTTTAATTCCAAAATTTGGAGTCATTCATTTTTGGTAAAAACACCTCAACTTGATATAAAAAAATTAACAAATGCAATAAACAACTTAGTTGAATATCACGATTGTTTTAGAGTTTTATTTAAAAATGAAAATAATGATTTGATTCAATATTACAATAGAAATATAAAAATTGATCAAATTCATCAATTAAATATCAATTCATTAATGACTAAGAAAAAAAATAATCAATTTGAAGAAAATATAGATGATATTCTTAGGAAATGGCAAAATAATTTTAATTTTGAAAATGGTCCATTATTTTCTTTTGGGTATATCTATGGATTTAAAGATCAATCAGCAAGAATATTTGTGGCAGCGCATCATCTCATTATTGATCCGCAGAGTTGGAAAATTATAACGGAAGATTTGTATTCTTTATATAATGGTATTAGTCTCGGTGAAAAATGCGCAAGTTATAGGCAATGGGGAAAATATTTAGAAAAATATTCGAAACTAAAAGATACTGAAAAACAATTTTGGAATAATTTAACTCTCTCTCGAAAAAATTGCAATGATATTCTTCTAAAAAAAACGAGTCATTTTATTGAAAAAAATAAAAATAGAAATATTTCAGTTATAAGGTTAAATGAGGAATCAACTCAGAAGTTATTGAAGGAATGTAATAAATTATATTATACAGAAATAAATGAAATTTTACTAACAGGAATTTGTGAATCTATCCATAAATTATTTGGAATTTCAATGCTTTCAATTTTGCTTGAGAAGCATGAAAGAGAGAGCATCGACTCTGTTATTAATATTAAGAAAACAGTTGGGCAGTTTTCAAAATTATATCCAGTATATTTTGAAATTTGTGAGGATTTAAATAAAAACCTCATTAATGTAAAAGAAAACTTAAGAATAACCCCTAATAAAGGATTTTGTATTGAATCTGTGCGCGCTTATGATGCTGAGGATTTACCATTAATTAGTTATAATTATTTAAACTTTATTAAAGATGATAATAAATCATGGGAGATCCTGAATGATAAAAATAGAATTTTAATGTATTCAAATGAGTTCAAGAATAATATATTATCAATTAATGTTGCTATAATTGATAATTCTCTATTAGTCGAAGTTAATTCAATTTTGGTAAAGGATTTGACAGAAAAAATTTCTCAAGAAATTGAAAATTCATTAATTAGAATTATTTTAAATGCTTCAACTCATTGCCGTAGTTTTTTAACAGCTAGTGATGTAAATTATTTAGTTAATAGTAATTATTTGGAGAAAATTCAAAGAGACAAAGAGATTACAAGTATTTTCAAAGTTAATAGTCTTCAACAAGGATTTATTTCTCATTATTTAAAAAATAATAATTTAGATGATTCTTATTTTATACAAATAATTTGGAAATATTTTAGCAAAATTGATGTTTCTTATTTAAAAAAATCTTGGGAGATAGCAACTAACAAGCATGAAGCGTTAAGGCTAAGATTTGCTTGGGATGAAGAGATTATTCAGATTATTGACAAAGAATCTGATTTAGATTGGCATTTTAAAGATTTAAGTCATTATTCAGATAATGCTTTGCAGATGAACTTATTTAAAAAGTTTCAAGAAGATGATAGAATGAATAAGTTTGATCTTGCAAAAGGAAAATTGTTCAGAGTTTCATTATTTAAATTTTCAGATGATAAATATTTTTGTATGTTGAGTAATCATCACATTATCCTTGATGGTTGGAGTATGCCTGCATTGCTTACTGATATTCATGCAATATATTTAAATTTAATAGACAATGAGAAAATTGATATAAATTATAATAATTGCTATTCGGTTGCGCAAAAATATTTATCTGAAAATAAAAATAAAAATTTAAATTATTGGTTGAACTATATTTCAAAATATGAAAATAATTTAGATTTAAGCGGTCTTTTTAAGAAAGATGAAAATAGAAATTCAATTTTATTGAAAAATGTTTCAAATAATAAAAATCCTTTGCAAAGTAAAATTACCATTCAAAGTAAAAGATATGATAAAATTAAAAAATTATGTAATGAAAACCAATTTACAATAAATGCATTTTTACAATTTGTTTGGCATAAAGCACTAAGTGTATTTGGTAATTCCAACATGACTTGTGTTGGAACAACTGTTTCAGGAAGAAATATTCCTAGAGATGGAATCGAGACAACAGTAGGTCTTTTCATAAATACATTGCCATTAATTTGTAATCATGACGATAACTTCGATACAAAAGTAATTGATAAAATTAAAGAAATACAAACTCATATTAATGAAATGAATGATCGGAGTGAAGCGCATCTTTCTGAAATTCAGAATAAAGGAGAGCGTTTATTCGATAGTATTTTTGTTTTTGAAAGTTATCCTTTATTTTCATCTAATGAGATTAAAAATCGAATAAATATTGAAATAGAAATGGATGACATATTTGTATCATTAGATTATCCTTTAACAATAATAGCGTATGACGAAAATAATGTTATTACTTTTAAAATAAAATATATGGGTGAATTATTTTCAGAAAGTAGCATAAATAAATTACTTTCTTTTATGGAAAATATTATTAGTCAAATTGTAAATGATTCAAATTTAAAAGTTTTATCATTAAAATTTTTAAATGATGATGATTATAATAATGTATTTAATATGGAAAATCCAAAAAAAGAAGAATATTTTGAGAATTCATTAATAAATGATTTTGAAAATAATATTTTAAAATTTAAGAATAATGTTGCATTGGTATTTAAAAATGAATCATTATCATATGCTTTATTAAATGAAAAATCTAATCAACTTGCCAATTATTTAAATAAAAATCTCTCCATTTCTACAACTTGCTTGATTTCTTTGTGTCTTACTCGTGGTTTTGATATGATTATATCTTTTCTCGCTATATTTAAGTTAGGCGCTGCTTATGTACCAATTGATCCTAATTATCCACTAGAAAGAATAAACTTTATTTATAAGGACTCTAATTCAAGGCTTATATTGGTGGATAATAATACTTATGAAAAAGTGAGAAAAATATCAGATGCTAAAATAATTAATATAGCAGATAAGAATGAATTAAAATCAATTCAATCATGTACAAAGAATAATTTAAATAAAAAAGTATATTCAGATGATCTAGCATATATATTATATACTTCAGGTACTACTGGGACTCCAAAAGGAGTCATGATGACACAGCAAAGTTGCTATTCAAGAATTATGTATATGATACAGAGTAATAAGATGAGTGAAGATGATTCCTTTTTGTTTAAAACAAACATTGTATTTGATGTTTCATTTTCAGATATTTTTACTTCACTATTGAGTGGAGCAAAAATGTATATTACTGAAAGTATATTTGATATAGATGAGATTGAAAAAATTATTATTGAAAATAAAATTTCAATTTGTCATTTTGTACCTTCACAATTCAAAATATTTTCAGAAGAAAAAGACTTTAATAAATTTGAGACACTAAACAAAATTATGTTTAGTGGCGAGGCTTTTCATCCTAATATTGTAAAAAAATATATAAATATAAGTAGGGTATTTTTTAATTATTATGGTCCTACTGAAACAGGTGAAGTTACTCTAAAAAAATATGATTATGAAGATATAAAAAATTTTAATTATGCAAGTAATTCTTCGATTGGAAAAGCTTTTCCTAATTTAAAAATTTATATTTTAGATAAAAATTTGAATATTCTTCCAAAGGGAGCAATTGGTGAGTTATACTTAAGTGGAATTTATTTAGCAGAAGGGTATTTAAATAATTTATCATTAACAAAAGAAAAATTTATATTAAACCCTTTTTCTAGTAAAAATGAAAAATATAAATACCTGTACAAAACTGGAGATATGGTATTTGAACTTGATAATAGCGAAATAGAATATATTGGAAGAGCTGATTCTCAAGTTAAAATTCGTGGAATGCGTATTGAATTATCTGAAATTGAGAATGTTATACGAGAATATCCCCTTATAAATCAAGTAGCAGTATTACTTAAAAATTGTAGTAATGATAGTAATAAAAAGATAATTTTAGCTTATTATACTTCGATTGAATATATTGATGAAATAATTTTAAATAATTTTATTTTGAATAAATTACCAGAATATATGCTTCCAAATAAATATATAAAATTGGATAATATACCCTTAACAAATAATGGTAAACTGGATACTAAGAAATTGCCAGAACCAAATTTTAATGATTTACTTTCACATGTTGCACCAAATACTAGAATAGAAAAAAGCATGTGTTCAATTTGGGAATCTACTTTAGGACTTCCTAAAAATTCAGTTGGAATTCAAAGCGATTATTACAGTTTAGGTGGCAATAGTATTAATGCAATAAAGGTAGTCAATACAATAAATAAAGAATTAAGTATAAATGTAAGTTTATCAGATATGCTAAAATTGAAGAGTATAAAAAATATTTTAAGTAATAAAAATATTTATGAAATAAGTAATATTGAAATTAAAAAATGTGACTTTACTGAATCAAATGAGTATCCAGCATCTTTTATGCAAGAACATTTGTGGCATATTGAAAAATCATCGGAAGGTTTTGCTGGTTGGAATATACCTAATATTTTTGAAATATCAGAGTGGGTTAATACAAGTAGTATAAAAAATGCCTTAAAAAATATTTTATCAAGACAAGAAATATTACGAACTATTATTAAAGAAGATTCAAATGGTAATGTTATTCAAAAGATTTTGTCTGAAAGCGAATTTGACTTCAATGTTGAGGAATATGAATATATTTCTTGGGATATGATGCTCGATGATTTACAGAAAGAATTTTGTAATAATTTTAAAATAAATTATGAAATTCCTATTCGTGCTAAAATATTTAAGCTAAAAGACTCTGATAGTTCTATTTTAAAGAGGTTTTTAATTATAAATGTTCATCATATTGCCTTTGATGGTTGGTCAATTGAAGTCCTTTTAAAGGAACTCATTTTATTTTCTAGTTATTTTGAAAATAAAATTACTGAAACCGAATTAAGAGAACGTCTTCCTCAATTAAATATCCATTATAAAGACTATGCAACATGGCAAAGAAATTATTTGGTTAGTGATATAATTGAAGCACAAATAATCTTTTGGAAAGAAAAATTAAAAGACTATAAAATGATAAATTTATCTCCTGATAAAATTATGAATGAAAAGCATAATTTTAGGGGAAATCATGTTTATTTTACAATTGATAAAAAGACTTCATTTGGATTAAGAGAATTGGCACAAAAATTAGAGGTGTCATTATTTTCAATTTGTTTATCAGCCTATTACTTAACTTTGAGTTTTATAAGTGGGCAAAAGGATATTGTAATTGGTTCTCCTGTATCGAATAGGCACTATAAACAAATTTCAGATGTAATAGGATTTTTCATAAATATCATAGCTTTTCGAGCAAAAATTGATCCTGAAGAAAGTTTGAAATCTTTCATAAAAAGTGTAGGGGATGAATTGATAGCTGTTCAACTTTGCCAGGATCTACCTTTTGATAAACTTGTTATGGAAGTAGAAACTCATGATGTACAAAGTCATCATCAAATTTTTAATGTATCCTTTCTTTTGCAAACATTCGGACATAAGATAATTAATAATCAAGAAGTCCAAATTTTTAGTCTTGATAGAAACTTGGAAAAGTTATTAAATGATTTATATTCACCAGCAAAATTTGATTTAAATTGCTTTATTGATGATTCACAAGATGAACTTGTTGGAATGTTTAATTATTCCGTTCAATTATTTTATGAAAATACAATAATTCGATATGTAGAAATTTATAAGAAAACACTGTCAAAATTATTATTAATTAACAAAAATGATATTAAAATAAAAGATATAGGGTAA